The window AGATGTTAAAGAAAGAGGTACgttaatcttatttaaaattattttaggggcacctgggtggctcagtcagttaagcacccaactcttgatttccgctcaggtcatgatcttggggtcctgagatcaagccctgcaactGGGCTCCACGCTttagtgcggagtctgcttatctctctccctctgcccctctcccggctctatctctctcaaataaataaataaataaataaataaataaataaataaaatctttaaaaaaattcttttaaataaatatacggAATTCCATGTACTCATGCAGCACATTTATTGACATGAATCACAATGCTAAAAAGTTAATTGGTTAATTGATTATTTTTCCAAGtaccaaatatatatacacatataatttttttttaatatcaaattttTCTAGTGTACTTGAATACTTGATACATCACCaactatttgacagagaggcctGGAAACATACACTTGGGATGTTGCATTACTAACTGTACATGAGTTTTTAACAAAATGACATTGACAAAACAGTATCCCGGTTAATGGGAAAATAAGATTCCATTTCAAAATCCATTTAAATTCAACTTTAGAAAAAGTTGTTTCTTACATAAATCAAGGTCCACttatataaaaatcacaaaaggaaaaacacgAGGTGGCAGACTAGTACCTAGATCCCTTTAGCTTTGGTTTCCCACAGGGTGGTGATAATacccaggagcagggggaggtcGCAGGACCTCAGGAAAGGGCGGGAAGCTATTTCCCCAGGGGCTGTTCCCAGTGTTCTGGAAGATAGAAGCCCTTCCTTCTGCTGTAAGCACACAAACACAGGAAGAAGCCATAAGCACCCTTTTTTCTTCTAACCACCTCCTTCCTGGCTATGGTTGCACATTCTAGACTAAGGATGATTGGTCACATTCAGATATTCAGGGGTTTCATGACATCaatgaaaaataccatttatttggcaaattaaaaatttttttcaactaaaTTAAGCAAATCTCTATGCAGTTACCTCCAATCCATTCGGGTATCCCCAATCTTGAATGCTGAAATAGtatgaaataaatgagaaatttatatgaaacatgAAACAAATAGCAGAACCATTTATCTTGGCAAAATTTATCTTTGGGTTGTATAAGTTTCCTCTTGTGAAAACCTTTACTGttgtattttatagatttattcataattacattttagagctattgtttaaaaatgcaagaaagaattagagaaaataggTAGTTAGCTTTGGATCTGTTGGTCAGTGATAAAATAATTTGCTCTGTAAGGTTAACTTTAGTGATGATAGCTTTTGAACTCATTcacttatttctaaataattataataattctgTCTTTCATGTATTCATATTGGTTCATATGATATTTCCAAATACTCAGCTGGTTTTGACCAGAGTCCAtagctaaggggaaaaaaaagtagcttTAGTGAGTCACGTGGACCTCCAAACTCATGTGATTCAAGAATGATGAGCAAGTGAAACCCTTTGCTGGTTCTCAAGTGTTAGTGACCCTAAGAATCACCTGCAGGCCCCGCCCTCAGAGATTTTGACTCAGCAGCTCTGGGGTAGGACctagaatgtgcatttctaacaaggtccCAGGTGATGTTGACACCTTGGACCTGGGAGCCTCACCTTGAGAGCCATTGGTACAGACCATCCTTTGACAAAATTTGGCTGTGAAGGGAGAGTGGGCAGTAACCAGTGAGAAGAGCAAGACTGAGTAAAGGGGTACTTACTAAGATCATGCTTGGTTTAGGAATAGCCCAAACTTTGCTTATAAACCATTTTCCCTTCCACCTGGGGTCTTACCTGCTGTCTCAGGTCCTTGGccatctatttctgttttgtcaatttttattattttagggtCATACAGTTTCTCAGATCCTGCTGTAGCTGTGTCAGTTTGTTGGAATGATTGCAAAAGAATGAGGGTTAATAATTCTATCTTAGATCTAAATATTTCTAAAGCATGACTAAACATTTGTGAAAGCTGACTTAATGGTGATAGATAAATCCATTTATCTCCATAGTTTAACATAGGAAGTGGTAGTATTTTGTGTGTTAACATGAGCCATGTTTTGTAGCTACACTTTGTGATAAAATGGGTAATGGTTGagtatctttgtttcttttgttacaGAATCTGTTCCCAGCTATACCACCAAAGTATCTTTTAGCCTTCAGCTTTGATGCCATCCATGAGAAGACTGCAGAATCTCCCTGTGCTGTGGAGCTATAAATCTTGGTGTTGTGGAATAATGGTTTGCGCTTAAGGACAAAGTCTAGAAACCACAGTCATAGTtaggaaaaatgattttcagatttcacatttgCAAATAGTTCTCTCTGTGGACTGGAGAATTGATAAGTGGGTTTATATATAAAAGTTCATTTGCATATACTTGTTTCCAAAGAAtgcacatttaatattttagaaaatgtgttatttttttaaattataacttaGAGACCAAAATCTGAAGTTGATTACACTGTTTTTAGGAATCCAGGGATAAAGGGATTGTAAAAAGAGCATTTATATGGGACTAGccaaatgagattttattttattttgaaagagtttTAATGAATTACTTCTTTTACTAAGAAAAGCTTTCCTTGGGTTTATACAAACTgctgttttcatatattttaattgtattttgtaAGACTTTAGGTATAATTTGGGCATTGAAGGTAGAAAGAAGAGCTGGATTGTCTGCCCATGCATTGGGCACAGGATACTCAGATGGTGCGCTGGGAGTCCTCACAGAGGCATAGTGGTCCTGGCTGGTCCTGGGAAGCCTTACGTGGCCTGCATGGATGGTCCTCCTGTTCTGAGTGGGTACTCGGGGGTCCCAGGATGCACCTTAGAGCAGGGAGTAGAGGCAGTACCCTTAgggactcctcctcctccaaggTGGCTTTACAAGGTAGCAGGGATGACTACTTGTCCATTACAGATGAGGAGTGCCTAGGAAAGCTTTCCTGACAGGTGCTACAGGAAAAATCTGCCCAGGCCACAATGCTGCCGTCCACAGGGAGCTCATGAGACTGTTTttttgttggcaaggatgggatTCATGATAGGGCTTTGGACTCTTACACCACATCATATGATTTGGAGAAATTGTAcaaatgtctatttttataccaCTATTTTGGGCTAAAAGAAACAAGACTGTGAGTTGAAGATAAGCTTCAACAAGTAGCTTTTATGACTaagaaggaaaaagtgcataTATTTACGTATATTCCTATATGAATCGACTCCTACATGGTCTAGTTCAGTGCCATCCAATAGaattttctgcagtgatggaaatgttctttaacTGTGCTGTCCAAATGTAGTGACCATCAGACACACGTGGTTTTGACTACTTGAATAATGACTGGTATAAGTGAAgaacttttaattaattaaggaTTTTTAATTATTAGATTGCCACaggtggctgccatattggacacaCAAGTCTagccatttgggttttttggaagaaaggaagagtgatttttattttctcttatctgAAGAACAGTCTGTCCCCAGAGGGGCCCCTATTGACACCCTCCATATTTTGTCTTGATAGATTTAATCATAATTCCCAGTGTTTTATCCTCAACAGATGCAAAAAAGGCAGAACATTCTAAAACCGTATGGTAATGCTTCAGCGGAGGATTGcttcaagttaaaaacaaactctGAGAAGTAGGTTAAGAGATGAAAAGAGTAGGAAAATGAGAAATCACTTCAATTGAACCTCAAAcaattgcatttttctttttaactcttcaAAAATGGAATTGAAATTTATTAGTTGTACTACTTGaatgattttgaaatttcatttcatgccaaggtatacattatatatagccaaatggaaaataaatcttaaaaggggCAAATAGGGGCTTTCACACAAATTGTCCATGAATAATGCAAAATTTGTTTCAATAAAACCAGTCTTTTGTGCAAAAACCTGGTTTTGGAGCTAcatataaacaaaggaaaaagtattgcaaagtatataatacataattgtTTCGTGTTACATTATATCCCATACCAAATATATTGTTTGAATATAACATTTGTAgagatattatttaatttattcatgtaaatgtaaaaatgcagCACGATTATAGGGCATCTCAGTGGAAATATCATAGAGATTTGAAAATTTTACATGATGCATATGGACTGATTCATAATTTGGAAAAGGAATTTCCATAGCAGGATATATGTATGAGCATTAAAGCaatatgaataaaagaataaaatgtaattcctagaagaaaaatgtTCTGGTTCCAAAAGCTTACTATTATACCCATTTTTCAGACGTTGGATTTTTAAGGGGCAGAGACACAGGTGAAATCATCGAGTAGTACATTTTAATTACCAGCAAGGACCACACCACATTTCTTAACTGGAGCTTTCTAGAATGACCATTAGGCATGCTTGCCAAACACCAGTTTAGGGTAACTTAATGATGATGGCAAACAGTAACCTCCAGAAATCATTTactgtctttccttctttgtgtcccttccttcccacctcagTGCCATCTCTTGAATCTCTCACTACTCCTGAGTGGGAAGGAAGCCTACTTTGAGGTGTTGTGTTGTGGTGGGTGTAGGTTTATGCGATTCTCATTTCCCACGTCCTGATTCATAGGGGCACCAATTTGCCTAGCTTCTCCCACCCTACTTGTCGGCAGCAGTATGTGTTATTAGAGTAAATTTTGATCATGTAATAACATTTCTTGGAATTTTAAAGAACTTTCCAATTCTTTCCCGAAATTAAAGTTCTTGACGCCAGTCTTCAGTGAGTTCACAAATGGTTCAACATCCACTTCCCTTAATGTCCCAATGATCTAAATTCCATTTTCTAGTTTGTTTTCCTTATTGACATACTCCAAATCATTCCACCCATCCTTGCCTATCTTTGAATACTGTAGAGTCTGTCTGGAGATATCAACAGATGTTTCGAATCTCCCTGTATTTGCCATCTCTTTATTGTGCaaatgtgcacgcacacacgcatgcacacacattccAGTCTTTTCTGGAAGCTGATCGGCACTGGGACTCGGGGAGCCAGGATTGCAAGTCCAGCTCTTTTACTAACGCACCGTATAATCTTGGGAAAATCACTTCACCTTTTACCTACCTGTAAAAAATAGAGTTGGAGAAGACATTTCTAaggctgattctttttttttttaatgatttttttttttttaagattttatttatttatttgacagagacagagacagcgagagcaggaacacagcagggggagtgggagagggagaagcaggcttcccgctgagcagggagcccgatgtgggactcgatcccaggactctgggatcacgacccgagccgaaggcagccgcttaacgactgagccacccaggcgcccaaggttgATTCTATCTTTAACATTTTATGACTTGTCTTCTACTAAGAACCCCTTTTTATATTAACAACCCAGCGTGTCCTCCCTACCTCACTGGTCACTCAGCTTCCAGCTCCTTATGGGCTGCTGGGCACCCTTGTTCCTTAGGCATGTGTTTGAAACTATCTTGTCCACTATTAAATGTTAAGTTTCTGGAGTTTGCTAAATAGATAGACAGACTGTGCCCAATATTAGAAAACGAATAGCAAATCTGTGAAGAATTTACCCACACATTTCTGTTGTGTTCCCAATACTTGCATCTGTGCTGAGATGTACAAATATTATTTCAGATATTGCCTCAAAAGAGGAAGTGTGCATCATAAAGAATTGCATTTTCTAGATATCCAAATCAAAGAtacagtgaggtatcacctcacacccttTGGTGTAgctattattaaaacaaaaaaacccagaaaataattgttggtgaggatatggagaaattggaacccttgtccctgttggtgggagtgtaagaTGATGCAATTGCTATGGAAAATAGCATGgcagttcctccaaaaattaaaagtagaatcaccgtatggtccagcaattctacttctgagtatgTTGAAAGTAGGGTCTCAAAGAACTAATGGTACACCCGTGTTCCTAGCAGTACTAGTCATAATAGCCAAGAGCTGGAAGCCTCCCAGATGTCTACAGATGGGtagacaaaatgtggtatatacataccatggaatgttcttcagccttaaaaagggaggaaatccCATCACacgctacaacatgaatgaaacttgaggacattatgctaagtgaaataaactagtgacaaaaagacaaatactgtatgagtccaCCTCTATGAGGTCCTCAGGGTAGTCCTatccatacagacagaaagaagaATGGGCATTagtagggaggagggggagggagaaaatgcaagttgtttaatgggtatagagtttcaattctgaaaatgaaaaagtgaaaagtCAATGAGAAACTGAGCATGCACTCCAGATGggtgtatatttatttaattacacaTTGTGTCACAATACCATTTTACTAGTACAGTAACGCACATTATAAACTGTGCAACAAGAAATAGTAAAGTACAAAGAAACATGAAATAGAGTTTGAAGGCTATCTCCCCGACGTGGGTGGATGGTCCTGCCGCAGCCCTGAGCTGCACGGACCCTGCTGTGGAGAACACTGCTTTGAGACCCAGGCTTTCAACCTAATGAAAACCATGGCAAGTGCTTCCACAGGCTGACGTCACTGGGTCTGTGCAAGCTTCTCTGGGGAGAGAGGATCCACAGGTCTCATGAGATTTCCAAATAGTTCTGTGAGCCATAAAGGCTTCGGTCTCAGTTCTGACAATGAGCAGAATGTCAGCGTCCTTTACACAAAACTGCATTGAATTGAAATTAACATTAACCcttaaaaatcacatgaaatcaaccactttaaaatgaacaattcaatGGCATTTACTGCATTCACAGTATTGTACAACTACCCCCTCCAACTTGTgccaaacattttcatcaccacccACCCTCTGCCCACAAAAAGCCCCATACCGATTAATCCCCTTCCCCGCAGCCCCTGGCAGTCACCAGgctacttcctgtctctggatTTACCTCTTCTGTGTATTTCCTATCCGTGGGACAATACTACATGACTTTGAACCTGGCATCATGTGGAGGTCCACGGAATGGTCTCTACGATGATCACCACGACGATGATCACCACAACAATGATCAGAATGAAAAAGCAGCAGCAAGCATTAAAGTTCCTGCACCTGAGATTCCAGGCTGTGTGGCAATAGGGCTCCTCACTGCAGGTGCTGACCTGGGTTCTCCTCTCCACGTGGTGGTGGGTGTTTGGTCTCGGGCTCCAGTGGGTGGGGAGGATCGCAGCCTTTGTGGACACAGTACACCAGGGTTGGGGTAAAGCCTTTCCCTTGTTTCCCATGGCGTTCCCCTTCACCGCATCCGCTCTGGTGTTCCCCTTCACTGTGTCCGCTGGGGCGCCACTCCTAGTGGGAGAGGGCGTGGGGATGGCGGTCCCAAGGGCGGGTGAGCTAACGGCAGGAAGTGACGGCAACGCTGGTGACTGCAGGGCCTCACCTGACCCTCTCTGAGCACAAAAGCCCTGCAGACATGCCTCGCAGTTGTTACTGTCATGCGGCCCTTCAAGAGAGATTTCGTTGATGGTAGGTATCGTCTCCATGGACTTAAATCCTTCTCTGTAGCATTTCTTCAGAATTCGGAACACCAGGTTGTTCAGGATCCTTGAGATGTTCTCTTTTGTGAACTCGGGAACCTCAAATGGAGACTGATTGCACTTCTGACATCTCTGGGCAAAGACCCTCATCTTCACCTTGCCCCTGGGTTTCCCCTCACTCTTGTGCATGTGGAAAAGGACCTGAACTTGAGCAGAGGCCCAACTGCGAGAGCACAAGGAGCACTGGAACCTGTGGGGACAGAAGACGAGACCCTCAGCTTGGCCCAGGATGGCCGAGTTGTGGgctgggccagagggaggaaggggcgcCCAACCACACAGAGACGTGACTTGACAGGGGTCGAGGTTAGTGGGGGAAGAAATTAGCGAGCCCCTGTCTCCACCGTGCCACCAACATGCCCTGTGACCCACAGGTGTCTGTCATGAAAATTGCAGATCACAAGCTGTTGGTGCTGGAAGGGACCTTCTAAGTCCTACACGATGGTGCTAGAGATGCGGTGCATGCTGGAACCCATCATGTGCAGAGACTTGGTGGGTGTCAGAAGCAGGACTAGACCTCCGGTCTCCTAACCCCAAACCAAGGCTTCTTCAAATGTAGATTGAAGTGGGTCAGAGGCTACAGGGGCAACAGCAGCTATTAAATCATCCCCCAAGAGCTCCGAACTGAAATCCACAGGTGGTACAAGCGGGTGTTGGTAGGTGCTACCATCTGAAAGTTTGTgcttccccccaaattcacatatCGGAATCCGAACCTCCAAAGGTGATGATGTTAgaaggcctttgggaggtgcttaggtcatgagggtggagcccatgTGAATGTGATTAGTACCCTTATCAAAGAGATCCCATAGAGCCCCCTAgctccttccaccatgtgaggatacaggagAAGTCCACAACCCGGAAGAGGGCTTTCACCAGACtagctggcaccctgatcttggacttccagcctctagaactgtgagcaatacatttctgttgtgtataAACTGCCCAGtctggggtatttttttttttatttcatttcattttatcttatttattttattgccacCCAAACAGCCCTAAGACAGTAAGTCGTAGAGCCACAGATCAGGGCAGGTCTAGTGTCTGGAGGAAAAGCATTGCTTTGCCCTGTTGCCCAGGGGCCCCCAATCTGCCAGTATTTTAGGGAGATCACTGTGTCcagctctctctccttttgctccCCCTCCA of the Halichoerus grypus chromosome 1, mHalGry1.hap1.1, whole genome shotgun sequence genome contains:
- the RTP3 gene encoding receptor-transporting protein 3 produces the protein MSQDMELWKQTFQELIQEVKPCHEWTLTVDKDLLPNSLKPGWSQYQQRAFARFQCSLCSRSWASAQVQVLFHMHKSEGKPRGKVKMRVFAQRCQKCNQSPFEVPEFTKENISRILNNLVFRILKKCYREGFKSMETIPTINEISLEGPHDSNNCEACLQGFCAQRGSGEALQSPALPSLPAVSSPALGTAIPTPSPTRSGAPADTVKGNTRADAVKGNAMGNKGKALPQPWCTVSTKAAILPTHWSPRPNTHHHVERRTQVSTCSEEPYCHTAWNLRCRNFNACCCFFILIIVVVIIVVVIIVETIPWTST